In one window of Methanolobus mangrovi DNA:
- a CDS encoding DEAD/DEAH box helicase, with amino-acid sequence MSEKGYTTPTPIQNLSIPHLLSGKDMIGIAQTGTGKTAAFSLPILQNMSASYKSPRPGKPRVLVLAPTRELAAQIGDSFATYGQFTRFKHTVVFGGVGQGPQVRALSRGVDILVATPGRLLDLVDQGHVRLSGVEYFVLDEADRMLDMGFVNDVYKVVDLLPNNRQSLFYSATMSPEVSALARKLLTNPVTVEVTPQATTVERIEQFVFFVDSEDKNELLLQLLRGKHLECVLVFTRTKHRANKVAQTLNKNKVPADAIHGNKSQTHRTKTLQDFRSGHLRVLVATDIAARGIDIPDISHVINYDLPNVSESYVHRIGRTARAGADGTAFSFCSADERDFLRSIEKLTRMDIEVAEHNYHSEKARNATGDEAKPAPRQQGKPRGSSGPKRSQGRGKKGEGKANKSKPMQSTGVRPSQGKSVNKVSSSTGNRSNRGGSKTATKNHSASRSPGHSRGRQ; translated from the coding sequence TTGTCTGAAAAAGGGTACACTACTCCTACACCGATACAGAACCTCTCCATACCACATTTGTTAAGTGGTAAGGATATGATCGGTATCGCTCAGACAGGTACAGGTAAAACTGCTGCTTTCTCATTACCAATCCTTCAAAACATGTCTGCATCATACAAGTCACCACGTCCTGGAAAACCACGTGTTCTTGTACTCGCACCCACCAGAGAGCTTGCAGCACAGATCGGAGATAGTTTTGCAACATATGGCCAGTTCACACGATTCAAGCACACAGTCGTATTTGGTGGCGTTGGCCAGGGTCCGCAGGTAAGAGCTCTCTCAAGGGGCGTAGATATCCTTGTGGCGACTCCTGGCAGGTTGCTTGATCTTGTCGACCAGGGACATGTAAGACTATCCGGTGTGGAGTATTTTGTCCTTGATGAGGCAGACAGGATGCTTGACATGGGCTTTGTCAATGATGTGTACAAGGTCGTTGACTTACTGCCAAATAACCGTCAGTCACTTTTCTATTCAGCCACTATGTCCCCGGAAGTATCTGCACTTGCCAGGAAATTGCTAACCAATCCTGTTACAGTAGAGGTAACTCCGCAGGCGACAACAGTAGAGCGCATAGAACAGTTCGTATTCTTCGTGGATTCTGAGGATAAGAACGAATTACTTTTGCAGCTCCTGAGAGGCAAACATCTGGAATGTGTTCTTGTGTTCACACGTACAAAGCACCGTGCTAACAAGGTTGCTCAGACGCTTAACAAGAACAAGGTTCCTGCTGATGCTATTCATGGTAACAAGTCCCAGACCCACCGTACAAAGACACTTCAGGATTTCAGGTCAGGACATCTTCGTGTGCTGGTTGCAACGGATATCGCAGCTCGTGGAATTGATATTCCTGACATATCACACGTCATAAACTATGACCTGCCAAATGTCTCTGAGAGTTACGTGCACCGTATAGGGCGTACTGCAAGAGCAGGAGCTGATGGGACTGCATTCTCTTTCTGTTCCGCAGATGAGCGTGATTTCCTTAGAAGTATTGAAAAGCTCACCAGAATGGATATTGAGGTTGCTGAACATAATTATCATTCAGAAAAGGCAAGAAATGCCACAGGTGATGAAGCAAAGCCAGCCCCGAGACAGCAAGGAAAACCAAGGGGAAGCTCCGGACCTAAAAGAAGTCAGGGCCGAGGTAAAAAGGGCGAAGGTAAAGCTAATAAATCCAAGCCTATGCAATCCACGGGCGTAAGGCCAAGCCAGGGTAAGAGCGTGAACAAGGTTAGCAGCAGTACTGGCAATAGGAGCAATAGGGGTGGCAGTAAAACAGCTACTAAGAACCACTCTGCTTCACGAAGCCCAGGTCATTCAAGAGGCCGCCAGTAG